From the Bacteroidia bacterium genome, one window contains:
- a CDS encoding sugar transferase yields the protein MLSRRIETVILLIIDGFMVNLAWALYYYVRVSSDIFATPIQPMFWTPMVAIGLFWLLLFLFFGLYRPWYAESRFDELITVAKTITAGTVVLFFLIFIDDTLTNDPATSRLLILIYLVLMIGLTSTGRLLYRTILKRMTLAGMITRDTLIVGSYEQSRELFDQVLEYPSLGFKVIGYVSTGEITQPTRVPLLGNAEQLDDVLRQHPVQEVLVALPSTEHEALIDIIGRCSNHNVKIKIRPDMYDIISGQARTNQIYGFPLIEITPQLMQPWERVVKRLMDIVVSLLVLLIGLPLWLLLSALIKFTSRGPVFYLQDRVGKNGKIFRIVKFRSMFQDAESKSGPRWADRDDPRVTPVGRVLRRMHLDEIPQFINILEGSMSLVGPRPERPFFVEQFIREIPLYRRRLNVRPGLTGWAQVKHKYDASMEDVRTKLRFDLFYIENMSVRMDVKILIHTFFRMITAKGQA from the coding sequence GTGCTGTCACGCAGAATCGAAACAGTCATACTTCTGATCATCGACGGGTTCATGGTGAACCTGGCCTGGGCGTTGTATTACTATGTGCGCGTTTCGTCGGACATTTTCGCCACGCCCATACAGCCGATGTTCTGGACGCCGATGGTCGCCATCGGGCTGTTCTGGCTGCTGCTTTTCCTCTTTTTCGGTTTATACCGGCCCTGGTACGCGGAATCGCGCTTCGATGAGCTGATTACCGTCGCAAAAACCATCACCGCCGGAACGGTGGTGTTGTTTTTCCTCATCTTCATTGACGATACGCTGACCAACGATCCCGCCACCTCGCGCCTGTTGATCCTCATTTACCTCGTGCTCATGATTGGCCTCACGAGCACAGGCCGCCTGCTCTACCGCACCATATTGAAGCGCATGACTCTCGCCGGTATGATAACGCGGGACACGCTCATTGTCGGCTCGTATGAGCAGTCCCGCGAGCTGTTCGACCAGGTGCTGGAGTATCCTTCGCTGGGCTTCAAGGTGATCGGCTACGTGAGCACGGGAGAGATTACGCAGCCCACCCGCGTTCCCTTGCTCGGCAATGCGGAGCAACTTGACGATGTGCTCCGGCAACACCCCGTGCAGGAGGTGTTAGTCGCGCTGCCCTCCACCGAGCACGAGGCTCTGATCGACATCATCGGCCGATGCAGCAATCACAATGTGAAAATCAAGATTCGTCCGGACATGTACGATATCATCTCCGGACAGGCGCGAACAAATCAGATTTACGGCTTCCCGCTCATCGAAATCACCCCGCAGCTCATGCAGCCGTGGGAGCGCGTGGTGAAGCGTCTGATGGATATCGTGGTGTCGCTGCTCGTGCTATTGATCGGACTTCCGCTGTGGCTGCTGCTGTCCGCGCTGATCAAATTCACATCGAGAGGACCGGTGTTTTACCTTCAGGATCGTGTCGGTAAAAACGGAAAGATATTCCGCATCGTCAAGTTCCGTTCGATGTTTCAGGATGCCGAGAGTAAAAGCGGGCCACGCTGGGCTGATCGCGACGACCCACGTGTGACGCCGGTGGGTCGTGTATTGCGCCGTATGCATCTGGACGAGATTCCGCAATTCATCAATATCCTGGAAGGGAGTATGAGTCTCGTGGGGCCGCGCCCGGAGCGTCCGTTTTTCGTGGAGCAGTTCATACGTGAAATCCCGCTGTACCGCAGGCGTCTGAATGTGCGGCCGGGTCTGACGGGTTGGGCGCAGGTCAAGCACAAGTACGACGCTTCGATGGAGGATGTGCGCACCAAGCTGCGCTTCGATCTGTTTTACATAGAAAACATGTCGGTGCGCATGGATGTGAAAATCCTGATTCACACCTTTTTCCGCATGATCACCGCGAAGGGACAAGCGTGA
- a CDS encoding energy transducer TonB, whose product MHRTVFTVLILLLLCASVSAQPVKSRGFIPPLFTLPKAQDEVRFTGSAQPRFQLPDYPAAQLNAGTEGAVEATLYVTAEGEIVYSEISVSSGVKEFDNAVLESCMKSRFPAGFATVKGLPHDFKISVPFYFLVASDPEQYWHSRLELARIQNEYESVMKKFEDIVMSRTTASDARKREIQRQMEGTVAAAKSVHRILAEKKEKAIIRLRGMIDASRSEGTPLADTHDASWRSQSLDPAQATVQSGATGVGVISIHEMSGSESERLAQELELKKAYM is encoded by the coding sequence ATGCATCGTACCGTCTTCACTGTCCTCATCTTGCTTTTGCTTTGCGCCTCCGTGAGCGCACAGCCGGTCAAGTCACGCGGATTTATCCCCCCGCTCTTTACGCTGCCGAAAGCACAGGACGAAGTACGGTTCACCGGTTCAGCGCAACCTCGTTTCCAGCTTCCCGATTATCCCGCCGCGCAGCTCAACGCCGGTACGGAAGGCGCAGTCGAAGCAACATTGTATGTTACCGCGGAAGGAGAAATTGTTTATTCGGAGATCAGCGTCAGTTCGGGAGTCAAGGAATTCGATAATGCCGTGCTCGAAAGCTGTATGAAGTCGCGCTTCCCCGCCGGCTTCGCAACAGTGAAAGGGCTTCCTCATGATTTTAAAATTTCCGTCCCCTTTTATTTTCTCGTGGCCTCCGACCCCGAACAGTACTGGCATTCCCGCCTCGAACTCGCCCGCATTCAGAACGAATATGAATCCGTAATGAAGAAATTCGAGGACATTGTCATGTCCCGTACAACCGCCTCCGACGCACGCAAACGTGAAATTCAGCGGCAGATGGAAGGCACAGTGGCTGCCGCGAAAAGCGTCCACCGCATTCTCGCGGAAAAAAAGGAAAAGGCGATCATCCGCCTCCGTGGCATGATTGATGCATCGCGCTCCGAAGGCACGCCGCTTGCGGACACCCACGACGCCAGCTGGCGCTCACAGAGTCTGGATCCCGCCCAGGCAACGGTGCAATCCGGTGCCACAGGCGTCGGCGTCATCAGCATACATGAGATGTCCGGAAGTGAATCCGAACGACTCGCGCAGGAACTCGAATTAAAGAAAGCATACATGTAA
- a CDS encoding serine hydrolase has protein sequence MIRILRQLLLLLLLPVMQSCGIVESILPWRDTNTAEEPALVAPTQPPVHVALVEYDSLLADFDIAGYPRLHSAWVDSVYETLSPRGRLGQLITEFSFSEANGRTLTKLLASVRRDSIGGVIFSRGSSASLRKIIDTLSVVARVPLLFSADFEYGPGMRLTDGYRLPSMMAIAATRSPDLAYRAGTAVAKESRALGIGQNYAPVCDINSNPQNPIINTRSFGEDRELVAEMAEAYMRGMQDAGLIATAKHFPGHGDTQTDSHTKLPLLRIDRQRLDSLELYPFRRLVDAGVMSVMPGHLAVPSLSGDSSLPATLSRVILDSLLRDELGFRGLVVSDAMNMKALTRSRVRNIPATALAAGIDVLLMPEDASTAVDSLEAAMRRGELDSAAVARSVKRVLAMKEWSIDQKALHDSSEHRLDQTQRHRQLARHIAARAVTLLGNQDGLLPLTLEGKRIGVLSLSRDERTPAVAEFAEALRATGAVVRHVSVDATSRNHGSAVRDSLARSDVLFIAGFLPVINGTGSIGLTTVQRAALEQAAELRKPAVALAFGSPYFCAAYPQAKAWVCSYSDDEASVLATVDMLKGDIPASGRLPVSIPGIAHFGAGVQTADGDERVSIQLAAQFRGVDSLIHEKIRDRAFPGAQLLVRLPNGSIYRANYGRHSYDSDAWDVSDSTLYDIASLTKVVATTSAVMRLFEDGRLHLDSSAASYLPEFGENGKDVVTIRQLLQHRGGLEAFRQFHPSMSTESEVLHAIYASQLQAPAGSRTLYSDFGMIVLGKIVERVTGMRLDEFLSDILLKPLGMRNTMFTPPDSLRHRIAPTEVDTSWRRRLIHGEVHDETASLLSGVAGHAGLFANADDLGRFAEMLLHLGGGIDSQLFKPSTVLQFTSRERPRDTRALGWDMRSVTGSSAGHYFSLRSYGHTGFTGTSIWIDPSADIYVIFLTNRVHPTRANQALPRFRATLHDAIREAISALPL, from the coding sequence ATGATTCGAATTCTCCGACAACTCCTGCTCCTTCTCCTGCTGCCGGTCATGCAATCCTGCGGAATCGTGGAGAGTATCCTTCCCTGGCGCGACACGAACACCGCAGAAGAACCAGCCTTGGTCGCACCCACACAGCCCCCTGTCCATGTGGCGTTGGTGGAATACGACAGTCTTCTTGCGGATTTCGATATTGCCGGCTACCCGCGGCTCCATTCCGCCTGGGTGGACAGTGTGTACGAAACACTCTCTCCACGGGGTCGCCTTGGTCAGCTCATCACAGAATTCTCCTTCAGCGAAGCCAACGGCCGCACGCTCACAAAGCTGCTCGCGAGTGTGCGGAGGGACAGCATCGGCGGAGTTATTTTCTCACGCGGCAGCAGCGCATCACTGCGAAAGATCATCGACACCCTGAGCGTCGTGGCACGCGTGCCTCTGCTTTTTTCCGCCGATTTCGAATATGGACCCGGCATGCGTCTGACGGACGGATACCGCCTCCCCTCGATGATGGCTATTGCGGCGACGCGATCGCCGGATCTCGCCTACCGTGCCGGAACTGCGGTGGCGAAGGAATCCCGTGCACTCGGCATTGGTCAGAACTACGCGCCGGTTTGCGATATCAACAGCAACCCGCAGAATCCCATCATCAATACGCGCTCATTCGGTGAAGACAGAGAATTGGTGGCGGAAATGGCTGAAGCCTACATGCGCGGCATGCAGGATGCGGGGTTGATCGCTACCGCAAAGCATTTCCCGGGTCATGGCGATACGCAAACGGATTCTCACACAAAACTTCCGTTGCTGCGCATAGACAGGCAACGCCTCGATTCCCTCGAGCTCTATCCCTTCCGGCGGCTGGTGGATGCGGGCGTCATGTCCGTGATGCCGGGACACCTTGCTGTACCTTCCCTGTCTGGTGATTCATCTCTCCCTGCGACACTTTCGCGTGTCATCCTCGATTCGCTTCTGCGGGACGAATTGGGTTTCCGTGGACTGGTGGTCAGTGACGCGATGAACATGAAGGCGCTGACCCGAAGCCGGGTGCGCAATATTCCCGCGACGGCACTTGCCGCCGGCATCGACGTGTTACTCATGCCGGAAGACGCGTCGACAGCGGTGGATTCGCTGGAAGCAGCGATGCGGCGCGGCGAACTTGACAGCGCCGCAGTGGCGCGATCAGTCAAAAGAGTCCTCGCCATGAAAGAGTGGAGCATCGACCAAAAGGCGCTGCATGACTCTTCGGAACATCGCCTCGATCAAACCCAGAGACACAGACAGCTTGCACGGCATATCGCCGCGCGGGCTGTGACTTTGCTCGGAAATCAAGACGGCCTGCTGCCGCTGACACTTGAGGGAAAGCGCATCGGAGTACTTTCGTTGAGCAGGGATGAGCGCACACCCGCTGTCGCGGAATTTGCCGAGGCGCTGCGCGCAACGGGTGCGGTCGTGCGTCATGTATCCGTGGATGCCACCTCGCGCAATCACGGCAGCGCGGTACGGGATTCTCTCGCCCGAAGCGACGTTCTGTTTATTGCAGGTTTTCTCCCTGTCATAAACGGTACGGGAAGCATCGGATTAACCACCGTGCAGAGAGCGGCTCTGGAGCAAGCGGCGGAACTTCGCAAGCCCGCTGTCGCCCTTGCGTTCGGTAGCCCCTATTTCTGCGCCGCATATCCGCAAGCGAAAGCATGGGTGTGCAGCTATAGCGATGATGAGGCGTCCGTGCTTGCGACCGTCGACATGCTGAAAGGCGACATCCCCGCTTCCGGACGCCTTCCCGTAAGCATTCCGGGAATCGCGCATTTCGGTGCGGGCGTGCAAACAGCCGACGGCGACGAGCGGGTGTCTATACAACTCGCAGCGCAGTTCCGGGGTGTGGACAGCTTGATACACGAGAAAATCCGCGACAGGGCCTTTCCCGGTGCGCAGCTTTTGGTTCGTCTGCCCAATGGCAGTATCTACCGCGCGAATTATGGCCGGCACAGCTACGACTCGGATGCTTGGGATGTATCGGACAGTACGCTGTACGACATCGCGTCGCTCACAAAGGTGGTCGCCACAACAAGCGCCGTTATGCGTTTGTTCGAGGATGGTCGCTTGCATTTGGACAGCTCCGCTGCATCCTATCTTCCCGAATTCGGCGAAAACGGTAAAGACGTGGTCACCATACGGCAGCTGCTGCAGCACCGCGGTGGACTGGAGGCCTTCCGGCAGTTCCATCCTTCCATGAGCACCGAGAGCGAGGTTCTCCATGCAATTTATGCCTCGCAGCTCCAGGCACCTGCCGGGAGCCGCACGCTGTATTCCGATTTCGGCATGATTGTATTGGGAAAAATCGTCGAGCGCGTCACGGGAATGCGGCTCGATGAATTTCTGTCCGACATACTGTTAAAGCCTCTGGGCATGCGTAACACCATGTTCACTCCTCCGGATTCGCTCCGCCACCGTATCGCCCCAACTGAAGTGGACACATCGTGGAGAAGACGCCTGATACACGGCGAGGTCCATGACGAAACAGCAAGTCTGCTCAGCGGTGTCGCCGGACACGCGGGCCTGTTCGCCAACGCCGACGATCTTGGCCGCTTCGCAGAAATGCTGCTGCACCTGGGAGGAGGTATCGATTCACAACTCTTCAAGCCGTCCACCGTGCTACAATTCACAAGCCGGGAACGCCCGCGTGACACTCGCGCACTGGGATGGGATATGCGTTCGGTGACGGGTTCTTCGGCCGGACATTATTTCTCTCTGCGCTCTTATGGGCATACAGGATTCACGGGCACATCCATCTGGATTGACCCTTCAGCAGATATATACGTCATTTTTCTGACAAACCGCGTGCACCCCACGCGCGCCAATCAGGCCTTGCCGCGCTTCCGCGCCACGCTGCATGATGCCATTCGCGAGGCGATCTCCGCCCTGCCGCTCTGA
- a CDS encoding capsule assembly Wzi family protein encodes MKARLKHFTGGAMLALFVLSFTAERLHAQAEHVPAAHPVYQFLNRQHVQGNVEGYSRAWLPMELKQVRTFLLELRKRGDLLSDTERRILARYEDEFFAGALDAPPPRSIAQASIPGMAAAVFSDSTTHFYAWRSATGESTMFMEALASLEYRTMLSDQGNTNVTLGQIGGRFRGTLGGLLGYSLTATNGMASGNRSLALSDPQLRKNFNFGALDKEYFDLTEAVLSMSWDWGSASLGKETRFSGTGRSNQLLLSNNAAPFDAVHVDARFGAVRFSFLHGALLSEFTRLPEGKPYYDAKYVSMHRLEADLLDLLRLGVFEAVIYSGREMDLAYLNPVNFYKSAEHAGGDRDNPMLGFELSTLGIDGLELYGSWLIDDVDFSLLGKSWWGNKFILQAGTTLSSLLPECDITVEYSRIDPYVYTHRYMGNQYTHDRAALGFELAPNSDELYFGLDYWAGADLRLGAALQLRRHGANEVDSEGAIIVNHGGDIYHSMIDGRDSDIAPFLAGVRDNSTLLTVTGVWEPWRDIFVKGTYRFRDRDSDVSGKRSDHYLSLLLDVRL; translated from the coding sequence ATGAAAGCGAGACTGAAGCATTTCACAGGCGGCGCGATGCTCGCGTTGTTTGTCCTCTCCTTCACGGCGGAACGGCTTCATGCGCAGGCGGAGCATGTTCCCGCCGCGCATCCCGTGTATCAGTTTCTCAACAGGCAGCATGTACAAGGAAATGTGGAGGGCTACTCCCGCGCCTGGCTTCCGATGGAACTGAAACAGGTGCGTACTTTTCTGCTCGAGCTGCGCAAGCGCGGCGACCTGCTGTCCGACACCGAGCGCCGGATACTCGCACGCTATGAGGACGAATTTTTTGCCGGCGCACTGGACGCTCCTCCTCCGCGCAGCATAGCGCAGGCCTCCATCCCCGGCATGGCGGCGGCGGTGTTTTCCGATTCCACCACGCATTTCTATGCCTGGCGCTCGGCTACTGGAGAATCTACCATGTTCATGGAAGCGCTGGCGTCACTCGAATACAGGACGATGTTATCCGATCAGGGTAACACGAATGTCACGCTGGGACAAATTGGCGGGCGTTTCCGGGGGACGCTGGGCGGATTGCTGGGTTACTCCCTGACTGCCACCAACGGCATGGCCTCCGGGAACCGCTCGCTGGCTTTGTCCGATCCGCAACTGCGGAAGAACTTCAACTTTGGCGCTCTGGACAAGGAATACTTCGATCTGACGGAAGCCGTGCTGTCCATGAGCTGGGACTGGGGATCGGCTTCGCTCGGGAAGGAGACGCGTTTTTCCGGCACCGGCCGCTCGAATCAACTGCTGCTGAGCAACAATGCGGCACCGTTCGACGCGGTGCACGTGGATGCGCGCTTCGGCGCGGTGCGTTTCAGTTTTCTGCATGGGGCACTGCTTTCGGAATTCACACGTCTGCCGGAGGGCAAACCGTATTACGACGCCAAATATGTGTCCATGCACCGCCTCGAAGCCGATCTGTTGGATTTGTTGCGTCTGGGGGTGTTCGAAGCGGTCATCTATTCAGGCCGTGAAATGGATCTGGCGTATCTCAATCCCGTCAATTTCTATAAATCGGCCGAGCACGCGGGCGGCGACAGGGACAATCCGATGCTCGGCTTCGAGCTGTCCACATTGGGCATTGACGGCCTTGAGCTCTACGGAAGCTGGCTGATAGACGATGTTGATTTCAGTCTTTTGGGAAAGAGCTGGTGGGGAAACAAGTTTATTCTCCAGGCGGGTACGACCCTTTCCTCCTTGTTGCCGGAGTGTGACATCACCGTCGAGTATTCGCGCATCGATCCCTATGTCTACACACATCGTTACATGGGGAATCAGTACACACATGATCGCGCGGCGCTGGGATTTGAGCTGGCCCCCAACAGCGACGAATTGTATTTCGGCCTGGATTACTGGGCCGGTGCGGATCTGCGTCTCGGTGCCGCGCTTCAATTGCGAAGGCATGGCGCAAACGAGGTGGACTCCGAGGGAGCCATCATCGTCAATCATGGCGGCGATATATACCATTCCATGATTGATGGGCGTGACTCCGATATCGCGCCTTTCCTCGCCGGTGTGCGGGACAACAGCACCCTGCTGACGGTGACGGGGGTGTGGGAGCCATGGCGCGATATTTTCGTGAAGGGGACGTATCGTTTTCGCGATCGGGATTCAGACGTGTCGGGAAAACGGTCGGATCATTATCTGTCGTTGCTTCTGGACGTACGCCTGTGA
- a CDS encoding T9SS type A sorting domain-containing protein, which yields MEKFQGAKGVRKHIPAIEFYYLSRWYGNPGVNVELERYKALQEVENRLNKGFDKVTESNIWRSLGPGNIAGRVRAIAFRPDDPNVVFAGGASGGIFKSTNGGQNDWRPVMDFTDAIPVGAIAIDPVNPDIMYAGTGEPTADLYKVNSGPSFSGVGVFKSTDAGESWTRLPWPQATSAIHRILIDPRNPNVILVASRANMYRSEDGGQNWTRAQGGVITDIEFKPGNPDIVYLAIGKDDGALVNGVYRSTDGGKPFTWTKLSNNFPSNDSLGRIELAVSAANPDLLMAAVVRKGFYIGNNDFLAMMMSTDGGENWVRQNSNLPSTMTSGQGFYDLCLSIAPTSADTVHVGGLELWRSVNGGSSWTQISSNGSPVHVDQHVLEYSPDNKYLFLGNDGGVYRSLNKGTTWTPLERTLETIQFYTLAWDPNNADRFYGGVQDHGVFQSSNIDNKEWRIRRGGDGGYVLVDPSNPNILYSRLMIEGSGNPVPARSINGGQSWTRLENGFSGDRFNWLTPMMLAPNDRTRMYTATQFVYSAKPVDSGTPTFRAISPDLTARNSISSVISTIDVSQSSPTTMYVGCGDGTVQYSSNITAADVEWTNITNGLPNRWVSRIKIDRRNPAIAYVVFSGINTPHVYKTTNFGQNWTDISGNLPNVPVNGIVISRDDPDNTLFIGSDIGVWYTRDGGQNWSRFGVGLPNVVVYDVDIDNQNRLIAATFGRGMWIASAVINSVPATAPTAFALAQNYPNPFASAQGTTIRFTLPEASDVMLTLHDATGRTLRTLHQGRLSGGSHSVSVNTSELRNGVYFYTISDGRQRSMKKMVVLN from the coding sequence ATGGAAAAATTTCAGGGCGCGAAGGGTGTGCGGAAGCATATTCCCGCCATTGAGTTTTATTACCTTTCGCGCTGGTATGGGAATCCCGGCGTCAACGTCGAACTGGAGCGTTACAAGGCGCTGCAGGAGGTGGAAAATCGGCTGAACAAGGGCTTTGACAAGGTTACGGAAAGCAACATCTGGCGTTCGCTGGGTCCGGGCAATATTGCCGGCCGCGTGCGCGCCATCGCGTTTCGTCCCGATGATCCGAACGTCGTTTTCGCCGGCGGTGCGAGCGGCGGCATTTTCAAATCCACCAACGGAGGGCAGAACGACTGGCGTCCCGTCATGGATTTCACCGATGCCATCCCAGTCGGCGCCATCGCCATCGATCCCGTGAATCCGGACATCATGTACGCAGGCACGGGCGAGCCCACGGCTGATCTGTACAAGGTGAACTCCGGTCCTTCGTTCAGCGGGGTTGGCGTTTTCAAATCCACGGATGCGGGTGAGAGCTGGACACGTTTGCCCTGGCCGCAGGCCACGAGCGCGATACATCGCATCCTGATCGATCCCAGAAATCCGAATGTCATACTCGTGGCGTCGCGGGCGAACATGTACCGCTCCGAAGACGGAGGCCAGAATTGGACCCGCGCACAGGGCGGCGTTATCACGGACATTGAATTCAAGCCCGGCAATCCCGACATCGTGTATCTTGCCATCGGCAAGGACGACGGTGCGCTGGTCAACGGTGTGTACCGTTCGACTGATGGAGGCAAGCCCTTTACCTGGACGAAACTCTCGAACAACTTTCCGTCCAATGACTCGCTCGGGCGCATCGAACTTGCGGTGTCTGCGGCGAATCCGGATCTGCTCATGGCCGCTGTTGTGCGCAAGGGCTTTTACATCGGCAACAATGATTTTCTCGCGATGATGATGAGCACGGATGGCGGAGAAAACTGGGTTCGGCAGAACAGCAATCTGCCTTCGACCATGACTTCCGGGCAGGGTTTCTATGACCTCTGCTTGAGTATCGCGCCGACGAGCGCGGATACCGTTCATGTAGGAGGACTGGAACTTTGGCGCTCCGTCAATGGTGGCTCGAGCTGGACGCAGATCTCGAGTAACGGATCTCCTGTGCATGTGGATCAACACGTGCTCGAGTATTCTCCCGACAATAAGTACCTCTTTCTCGGCAACGACGGCGGCGTGTATCGCTCTCTCAACAAGGGCACTACATGGACCCCGCTGGAAAGAACCCTGGAAACCATTCAGTTCTATACGCTCGCCTGGGATCCCAACAACGCCGACCGCTTTTATGGCGGGGTTCAGGATCATGGCGTATTTCAATCCTCCAACATCGACAACAAAGAGTGGAGAATTCGGCGAGGCGGCGACGGCGGGTATGTGTTGGTTGATCCCAGCAATCCGAACATCCTTTACAGCCGGTTGATGATCGAGGGTTCCGGCAATCCTGTCCCCGCGCGCAGTATTAACGGCGGACAGAGCTGGACGCGTCTCGAAAACGGTTTTTCGGGTGATCGTTTCAACTGGCTCACACCGATGATGCTCGCTCCGAACGATCGCACGCGCATGTACACCGCCACGCAGTTCGTCTACTCAGCAAAACCCGTGGACAGCGGCACACCCACCTTCCGCGCCATCAGCCCGGATCTGACCGCGCGCAACTCCATCAGCTCGGTCATCTCCACCATCGACGTCAGTCAGTCATCACCCACGACGATGTATGTCGGTTGCGGCGACGGTACGGTGCAGTACAGCAGCAACATCACGGCGGCCGATGTGGAGTGGACGAACATCACCAACGGGCTCCCCAATCGCTGGGTGAGCAGGATAAAGATCGACCGGCGCAATCCCGCTATTGCGTACGTGGTATTCTCCGGAATCAATACACCGCATGTCTACAAGACCACGAATTTCGGGCAGAACTGGACGGATATTTCAGGCAACCTCCCCAATGTTCCTGTGAACGGCATCGTCATTTCGCGCGACGATCCGGACAACACGCTGTTCATCGGCAGCGACATCGGCGTGTGGTATACGCGTGACGGCGGTCAGAATTGGTCACGTTTTGGCGTGGGATTGCCGAACGTGGTCGTGTACGATGTGGACATTGACAATCAGAACCGCCTTATCGCCGCCACCTTTGGTCGCGGCATGTGGATAGCATCCGCCGTCATCAACTCGGTGCCGGCGACGGCTCCGACGGCTTTCGCGCTGGCGCAGAATTATCCGAATCCCTTCGCCTCGGCGCAGGGTACGACGATACGCTTCACACTTCCGGAGGCATCCGACGTGATGCTGACACTGCACGACGCCACCGGTCGCACGCTGCGCACGTTGCACCAGGGGCGTCTGTCCGGCGGAAGCCACAGTGTTTCCGTGAACACGTCGGAGTTGCGCAACGGCGTGTACTTCTACACGATCAGTGATGGCAGACAGCGCAGCATGAAGAAAATGGTCGTGCTGAACTGA
- a CDS encoding fibronectin type III domain-containing protein has protein sequence MNFFTTPLFALLVFTIAACDSGEVNTPFPLQPSAPAELRAASGSAALFLSWKHSSDVDHPEFAGYRVAVRLSGDSVRQQLDLDKDSSVLVTGLTNGKLYTVDVFARTMAGTLSATYASIEWAPAERRAQDAANQPLRVYAVTATGYPAAVDLWTPDYGTELLHLNTPAFRERASLYVHTIGIGSALIIRSPELAFDPGPRTRFADWTNSAYAAEANSLNEQLASSPPDTAAYTATFITLPNGTYPKGRVYFGKLLRPGGDIYFRMLVKRGPNGRMVQGIGDNRYIEIEVSVQSVAGNHFAKRG, from the coding sequence ATGAATTTTTTCACTACTCCTCTTTTCGCTTTGCTCGTGTTCACCATTGCCGCCTGCGACAGCGGCGAGGTAAATACTCCTTTCCCGTTGCAACCATCCGCCCCTGCCGAACTTCGTGCCGCGTCAGGAAGTGCCGCCTTGTTCCTTTCCTGGAAACATTCATCGGATGTGGACCATCCCGAATTTGCCGGGTATCGCGTCGCTGTACGGTTGTCTGGGGACAGCGTCCGACAACAGCTCGATCTTGACAAGGACAGCAGCGTTCTCGTCACTGGATTGACGAACGGAAAGTTGTATACGGTCGACGTATTTGCTCGGACGATGGCAGGGACGCTCAGCGCCACATATGCTTCTATCGAGTGGGCACCCGCCGAGCGGCGTGCACAAGACGCGGCAAATCAGCCGCTCCGCGTGTATGCCGTCACGGCCACCGGGTATCCTGCGGCGGTGGACCTGTGGACGCCGGATTACGGCACCGAACTTCTTCACCTGAATACCCCTGCCTTCCGCGAACGCGCGAGCTTGTACGTCCATACGATTGGCATCGGCTCAGCTCTTATCATCCGCAGTCCCGAGCTCGCCTTCGATCCCGGTCCCCGTACTCGCTTCGCGGATTGGACGAACAGCGCGTATGCGGCCGAGGCCAACAGTCTCAACGAGCAGCTCGCCTCCTCTCCTCCCGACACAGCCGCCTACACCGCGACATTCATCACGCTTCCGAACGGCACGTATCCGAAGGGGCGTGTGTACTTCGGAAAACTGCTGCGTCCCGGCGGCGACATCTATTTCCGCATGCTGGTCAAGCGCGGCCCGAACGGTCGCATGGTGCAGGGCATAGGCGACAATCGCTATATCGAAATCGAGGTGAGTGTTCAGAGCGTGGCGGGGAATCACTTCGCGAAGCGGGGGTAA